The Naumannella cuiyingiana DNA window AGCCGCGCTCCCGACATGGCGGGGGCCTGGCGTACCTTCGCCAGGAGCGCGTCCGGATCGAGAGTGGTCGTCGAGACGCCGACGCGCATCGCGCCCTGCTCGCGCAGGTGCCGGGTCAGCGCGCGGGTGTCCACATCGCTGATGCCGACCACGCCCTGTTCGGCGAGCTCGTCGGCCAGCGAGCGGGTCGAGCGCCAGTTCGACGGCCGGCGGGCGAGATCGCGAACGACGTAGCCGGCGACCCAGACCCTCCCGGACTCGTCGTCGACATCGTTCCATCCGGTGTTGCCGATGTGCGGCGCCGTGGCGATGACGACCTGGCGGTGGTAGCTCGGGTCGGTGAGGGTTTCCTGGTAGCCGGTCATCGGCGTGGCGAACACGGCCTCGCCGAAGACCTCGCCCTCGGCGCCGAACGAGCGTCCGCGGAAGGTGCGGCCGTCCTCCAGGACCAACAGAGCGGGCGCGGGCGATGATGGTGCGGGCATGAACCGTCCTTTCCTGCCTCACAGGACAGGACTTAAAGGGTGGCTGTCCCAGCGACTCTAGCGCATCCCCGACCGGATTCCGGTACGCCGGATTTGCGGCGTCGGCCACACTCGGCACATGCGCCCGCGCCTCCTGCTCGCCGTGCCCGCCGCCGTTCTGCCGCTGGTCCTCGCCTCCTGCGCGGCGCCGGCCGATCCGCCCGCGCCGTCCACCGCGCCCCCGGGCACGCCCTCGGCAACGGGCACGCCCGCGGCAACGGGCACACCCTCCACACCGAGCAGCCCTACCGCCACCACCCCGCCCGAGCCGCGCGACCCCTCCCCGGTGGCGACCGGCCTGACCAGCCCGTGGGGGCTGGCCCGGTACGCCGAGACGATCTTCGTCACCGAACGAGACACCGGCCGCATTCTGCGCCTCGACGGCGACCGGGCGGTCGAACTGGCCCGGGTCGGCGATGTGGATGCCAGCTCCGAGGGCGGCCTGCTGGGGCTGGCGATCAACCCCGCCGGGGATGGGTTGTTCGTCTACTACTCGACCGCGCGGGACAACCGGATCGCCCGTTATCCGTTCGACGGGCGCGCGATCACGGGCGACCCGGAGGTGATCCTGGACAACATCCCGGTCGCCAGCATCCACAACGGCGGGCAGTTGGCGTTCGGGCCGGACGAGTTGCTGTATGCCTCGACCGGCGATGCCACCGAGCGCGGCTCGGCCCAGGACCGCAACAGCCTGTCGGGCAAGATCCTGCGACTGACCCAGGACGGCCGGGCGGCGCCGGACAATCCGTTCGACAACGAGGTGTTCTCGCTCGGGCATCGCAATGTCCAGGGTCTCGCCTTCGACGACTCCGGCCGGCTGTTCGCCAGCGAGTTCGGGCAGAACACCTTCGACGAGCTGAACCTGATCGAGCGCGGCGGCAACTACGGCTGGCCGGAGGTCGAGGGCACGCAGGGCTCCGACAGCGACGAGTTCATCGCGCCGCTGCGGGTCTGGCGTACCGATCAGGCCTCGCCGTCCGGGCTGGCCCATGCCCGCGGTTCGCTGTGGATGGCCGGGCTGCGTGGCGAACGGCTGTGGGAGATCCCGCTGACCGCCGACGGCACCGGGGAGCCGCGCGCCCACTTCGCCGATGAGTACGGCCGGCTGCGCGCGGTGCTGGGCGAGGGCGACTCCCTGCTGGTCGGCACCTCCAACACCGACGGCCGCGGCGATCCGCGCGACGGCGACGACAAGATCCTGCGGGTCGCGCTCGGCTGAGGCGATCGCTCGGCGGTGCTCCCACGGGAACGTCCTGCTGAACAGATGTGCTTGACATTCGTTCAGGCACTCGACAGGCTGCTCGCACACCCAACCAACGGGGGTTGTCGGTCCCCGCTCGTCCGTTCGGACTGGCCCGGCCGCTCGGCCCCGGACCGACCCGAAGCGACGGCTGATGACCAAGATCTTCAACGACCCCGCCCAGTTCGCCGAGGAACAGCTCGCGGGCTTCTGCGATCTCTACGCCGACCGGCTCAGCGCCGTACCGGGCGGCGTCGTCGCCCACCACGCCGAGGAGCCCCAGGTCGCCGTCGTGATCGGCGGCGGCTCTGGCCACTACCCCGCGTTCTGCGGGACCGTCGGCCCGGGCCTGGCCGCCGGCGCGGTGGTCGGCAACATCTTCACCTCGCCGTCGGCCACCCAGGCCTACAACGTCGCGCGGGCCGCCGACCGCGGCCGCGGCGTGATCTTCAGCTTCGGCAACTACGCCGGCGACAACATGAACTTCGGGATCGCGGCGAGGCGGCTCGCCGATGACGGCATCGACGCCCGGATCGTCGTGGTCACCGACGACATCGCGTCCGCCGACGAACCCGAGCGCCGCCGCGGGATCGCCGGCGACTTCACGGTCTTCAAGATCATGGGCGCCGCCGCTGCCCGGGGCCTGGACATCGACGAGGTCGAGCGCCTCGGCCGGGCGGCGAACGATGCCACCCGCAGCCTCGGCGTCGCCTTCTCCGGCTGCACCATGCCGGGCGCCGACGAGCCCCTGTTCTCCGTGCCCGAGGGTCAGCTCGGGCTCGGCCTCGGCATCCACGGTGAGCCCGGGATCCGCGACATCGACATGCTGCCGGCCGGCGAGCTGGCCGAGCTGCTGGTGAACGACCTGCTGGCGGCCACGCCCGAGGGCGCCGGCACGCGGGTCACGGCGATCCTGAACGGCCTGGGCACGACGAAGTACGAGGAGCTGTTCCTCCTCTGGGGCCATGTCGCCCGGTTGCTGCGCGAGCGTGGCCTCGAGATCGTCGAGCCCGAGGTCGGCGAGCTGGTCACCAGCCTCGACATGGGCGGCTGCTCGCTGACCCTGATGTGGCTCGACGCCGAGCTCGAACCGCTGTGGCGGGCCGACGCCTACACTCCGGCGTACCGCAAGGAGGCCGCGCCGCTGGCGGGTCTGCGGCCGCCCGCGGCCGAGGCGGCCGGCGAGGGGCAGGCGGCCGCCGCCGAACCCGCGTCGCCGGCCGGGGTCCGGGCGGGCGAGGCGTTCGCCGAGGCCATCCGCGCGGCGGCCGACATGATCACCACGCAGGAGGCCGAGCTCGGCCGGATCGACGCGATCGCCGGCGACGGCGACCACGGGCGCGGGATGGTACGCGGGTTGCGCGCGGCCGTGGCGGCCATCGATGCCGCGCCGACCGACAGCGGCATTGCCTCGCTTTCCGCCCTCGCCGGGCGCGCCTGGGCCGACCATGCGGGCGGCACCTCGGGCGTGCTCTGGGGCGCCGCTCTCGAGGCCTTCGGGCGCAGCCTGGACCAGTCCGCCGCGGAGATCACGCCGACCGATGTCGCGGCCGCGGCGCGTTCCTTCGTCGACGAGATCGCCGAACTCGGCGGCGCTCGCCCGGGCGACAAGACGCTGCTCGATGCGAGCTACCCCTTCGTCGACGAGCTCGACACCCGGCTGGCCGCCGGCGACGATCTCGCCGGCGCGTGGGCGGCCGCCGCCGCCAGCGCCCGGGCGGCGGCGGAGGCAACCGCGGACCTGCGACCGCAGGTCGGCCGCGCCCGTCCGCTGGCCGAGAAGAGCCTC harbors:
- a CDS encoding PQQ-dependent sugar dehydrogenase, whose translation is MRPRLLLAVPAAVLPLVLASCAAPADPPAPSTAPPGTPSATGTPAATGTPSTPSSPTATTPPEPRDPSPVATGLTSPWGLARYAETIFVTERDTGRILRLDGDRAVELARVGDVDASSEGGLLGLAINPAGDGLFVYYSTARDNRIARYPFDGRAITGDPEVILDNIPVASIHNGGQLAFGPDELLYASTGDATERGSAQDRNSLSGKILRLTQDGRAAPDNPFDNEVFSLGHRNVQGLAFDDSGRLFASEFGQNTFDELNLIERGGNYGWPEVEGTQGSDSDEFIAPLRVWRTDQASPSGLAHARGSLWMAGLRGERLWEIPLTADGTGEPRAHFADEYGRLRAVLGEGDSLLVGTSNTDGRGDPRDGDDKILRVALG
- a CDS encoding dihydroxyacetone kinase family protein, which translates into the protein MTKIFNDPAQFAEEQLAGFCDLYADRLSAVPGGVVAHHAEEPQVAVVIGGGSGHYPAFCGTVGPGLAAGAVVGNIFTSPSATQAYNVARAADRGRGVIFSFGNYAGDNMNFGIAARRLADDGIDARIVVVTDDIASADEPERRRGIAGDFTVFKIMGAAAARGLDIDEVERLGRAANDATRSLGVAFSGCTMPGADEPLFSVPEGQLGLGLGIHGEPGIRDIDMLPAGELAELLVNDLLAATPEGAGTRVTAILNGLGTTKYEELFLLWGHVARLLRERGLEIVEPEVGELVTSLDMGGCSLTLMWLDAELEPLWRADAYTPAYRKEAAPLAGLRPPAAEAAGEGQAAAAEPASPAGVRAGEAFAEAIRAAADMITTQEAELGRIDAIAGDGDHGRGMVRGLRAAVAAIDAAPTDSGIASLSALAGRAWADHAGGTSGVLWGAALEAFGRSLDQSAAEITPTDVAAAARSFVDEIAELGGARPGDKTLLDASYPFVDELDTRLAAGDDLAGAWAAAAASARAAAEATADLRPQVGRARPLAEKSLGHPDAGAVSMAMILTTVADVLADRGDTQQQPDQEARDE